TCGGGTCATAAGCCCCCCGCTTGTGCTGATCAGAGATGTTGCAGAGGAGCCAGGGTGGCAAACATAGACGCCTACTCTTTTGCCTGCTGTCTTGATGCGATCCTGCAACTCATAGGCAAACATCATCTGCGCCAGCTTGGATTGGCTGTAGACCGCGTTGGCGCTGTAGTTTTTGTCCCAGTTCATATCGTCGAACTGGATCGTTTTGATCCCCAGATTGTACCCCAAGCTGGCCACCACGACAATCCGGCCATGAGTCACTTCGATGCGGTCAAATAGCATTCCGCACAACACGAAATGGCCGTAGTGGTTGGTGCCCAATTGGCTTTCGAAACCGTCGACTGTCAGGTGCTGGGTCGGCACCTGCGCGATAGCGGCGTTGCAGATCAGCGCGTCGATGCGGGCGGTTGTTGCCAGCACCTCCGCCGCCGCGCCGCGCACGCTTGCAAGGTCAGACAGGTCCATGCGGACAAAGCTGATGTCGGCACTTGGCCCGAACTCTTCTTTCAGCTCTTTAACGGCGGCGGTGGATTTTTCGGTGCTGCGGTTCAGCATAACCACCTTCGCCCCCTTTGACAAAACTATGCGGCTCGCCTGGAACCCCGCACCGGCATTCCCGCCCGTGATAACATAGGTTTTGCCCTCAAGAGAGCCGAGCCGTTCGGGGGTCCAGCCATTTGGTCCGAAGGTCAGGTCAGGCATTGTCATTCTCCTTGTGCTGCGGGCGGTCCGGCCCTTTGCAATACGTGTCTTTCTTGAACTGCAAATAACTCTCGTGATTGTTAAAAAATAGATCATATAGTCCCGATTACTTGCCTGATTGTATCAACAGGGTTGCGGACGCTTATCAGTACGCTCTAGATTCGCGGTATGAGCAAAACGCAGATCAAGCAGCTTATCGCCTCGCGCACTCACACCGACGGGTTGACCGAAACCGGCATAAGGGGCGTGCGCCTGTTTCGGGCAACGCGGTCCATCCCCTGTGTGCCGGCAGTCTATGAGCCCTGCGTCGTCGCCATTGTGAGCGGGGCCAAAGAAGCCGTCTTCGATGGCAACAGATATGTGTATGACGACAGCCAATACCTGTGCTGCCCGATGTCGATGCCGGTCAAGGCGGGCACGCCCTCTGCCTCTGCCGATCACCCTCTTTATGGTGTGTTCATCTCGCTCGACCCGCAGCTGATGACAGTGCTGGCGCTGGACATGGAAACCGCTGGAGGGGCGCTGCCGACAGGCAAAGGCGGCCCGCCCGCACAGGGTATCCAGCTGGCCAGCTGGGACGACAACTTTACCGATGCGCTGGTGCGGCTGCTGGCCCTCGGGGCGAGCCAGACAGATACGGCCGTCCTTGGGGCCGCCCGATTGCGAGAGGTGTATTATGCAATCCTCAAGGGCGAGGCAGGGGTATTTGCGCGGCAGGCCTTCGGCGCCGGAAACGCCATTGCGCGCTCCATCGCAGATGTGTCTGCCAAACTGGATGCGCCGATCTCAATTGATGATATGGCCACCCGCGCAGGCATGAGCAGAGCCGCGTTCCACCGCAAGTTCAAGCAGGTGACCACGATGGCTCCGATCCAATTCGTAAAGTCGATGCGGCTGAACAACGCCGCGATGAAGATTGCCTCGGGGGTGACCGTGAACGAGGCCGCGCTGGATGTCGGCTATGCCAGCCCGTCCCAGTTCAGCCGGGAGTTCAAGCGCATGTATGGCCAGTCGCCGCGCCAATGGGGGGCCGCCCAACACCTTCCGGCGGGAATGGCCATGGGGTCAGAGGGCTGACCGCACCATTGTCGTGGCCTTGCGGAACCCGAACACGCGATGAAACGGCCATGCGTCCACCTCGCCGCGGGGGGTGAAACCTTCGCGTTCATACAGCGCCCGTGCGCGGGGGTTTTTGTCGATCACATCCAGCCGGACCTCGGTGTAGCCGTGATCGCGCGCGTGACCAAGGATGGCGCCCAGCAGCGCCGTGCCAACACCTTTGCCCCGCGCGGCCTCATCCACGAATATTCCGTCCATCAGCAACTGCCCGTCTTCCAGTTTGCGTTCCAATCGGTCAAGGACAAGCCCGCGCCAGACGCCGCCGAACGTTCCGTAGATCGGCGTCAGGTCGGACAGGCCACCCGCCACCAAGCCGCCGTCTGATGTTTTAAAACCCGCCACGCCCAGCAGCTGCCCGTCTTCAATTGCGCTGATGGCAAATTCCGGCTGGAGCACCCGCCTGATGAACCGGAGCCCCTTATCTTCGGGCCCCAAAATCGACCCCAGCTTGTCAGAAAACGCCCCCCAGAAAAGCCGCGACACGTGATCTCGCTGCGACTCCAGAAAGCCGTGCTTCATCTGCATCACAAGCCAAAGCTCCCATAAGGCAGGTAGCGCACCAGATCCCCGCGCGCGATCAGCGCTTCCCCATCAGGAAGCTCCACCAGCCCGTCCGACCAACTCAACCCCGAAATCCGGCCAGACCCTTCGGAGGCGAAAACCTCAACCCCGTCCGGCCCCATGCGGGCGCGCAAAAACTCACGCCGACCAGGCTTTTTTCGCTTCTCGAAGGCCGCCGGAACCATAAACCCCTGCGGCACTGAAAACGTGGCCCCCGCCAGTTTCAGGCAAGCCGGCCGCGCAAAGATCAAGGCACAGACAAAGGCCGCCACGGGATTGCCCGGCAGCCCGAACACAGGAACACCCTGCCATAAGGCCAAAGCCAACGGGCGTCCGGGCTTCAATGCGATGCGCCACGCCTGCAAATTGCCCTGCTCTCGCAGCAGCGCCGAGACGTGGTCCTCGTCCCCCGCCGACGCCCCGCCAGAGGTCAGGATCACGTCGCACCGCGTCGCAGCGTCGTCCAGCCGCGCCTTTAGCGCAGCGCGGTCGTCGCGCACATGCCCCAGATCAACCGCCTCGAACCCCCAACACCCCGCCAGTTGCAACAGCATCGGGCGGTTCGCGTCATACGTCCTGTCGGTCGGGGCATCTTGTGAGGGCTCGACCAATTCATCGCCAGTGGACAGCACGCCCACGCGCAGCCGTTCAAACACAGGCACCTGATCAACGCCCAAGGCTGCCAGCAACCCCGCATCCTGCGCCCGCACAACATGGCCCGCATCGAACACATGCCCGCCCGCAGCGACGTCTTCGCCCGCCTTGCGGGTATTGGCACGCGCTTTGACAGGCCCGCGAAACGCCACATGGGTTGCGGTGACGCTGCAATCTTCTTCCAGCACCACCGTGTCGACGCCTTCAGGCAGCACAGCTCCAGTCAGCACACGTAGTGCGGAGCCATGCGGAACTTCCCCCGAATACGCACCGCCCGCCGCCGCGCGACCGTGCAGCAAGGGCATCACCTGATCGCCCTCGCCTGTGGCCGCATGGGCAAAACCATAGCCATCCACAGCCGAGTTCGGTGCGGGCGGGTTGGAGCGCCGCGCCATGACAGGAGCAGCCACCACACGCCCCGAGGCCTGCGCGTGCGAGACGTGTTCGACCCCCACAATCGGCGTTAACGCCGCCTCCAAACGTGCCAAGGCGTCGTCAACCGGGGTCCAGTCAACGCCAGCGGGCAACGCAAAACAATCGTCACGCAGTTTGGGTGGTCTGGGCAAATCCTGCGGTCGCATCGCGGCCTCCAATATGTCTTCGGCACCCACGCCTAAAATCCAACCCTCAGCGCCAGTGCCTTCCCCGGCGCTCAAGGCTTGGCTCAGCGTTCCGTCAGCATCCATTACCGCCATGGCGTTTGCCACCGCGCGCACTTGGCCCGCATCCTTGATCTCGTCACTTGGAAAGCTCTTGGCCAACAATGAGGGCCAGATCTCCACCAACCCCACGGCGCCGTCCAGAGGCTCGAACGGCCACACCTTCGCATCAAAGCGCCGTCTTAGGCGCGCCAGAACCGGTAAGCCCATCATGACCTGAGACCCTACAGACCCTGCGCCCGCCATCTGCCAGCAGGTGAAGCTGCCCTTGGCGCGGGTCTCCACTGCGCGACGTTCCGCAAATCCCTGATACGTCCGATCGCGCCCCTTGCGGGGCAGGTGCGGGATGTCGCGCTTCAGGCTGTTGAACCAGAACGGGCCGATATCCGGGAGGCTTGCGTTGATCTCTCCAGCCAGATCAAAGCGGTTGTTGGTCTTGGGCGCGTCCTCGACGCGAGCCTCGAACCAATCCCACAGCGCCAGCGCATCGTCAGTCCCTGTCAGATGCTTGGCGAAACCCTCAGGATAGCCAAAGGGAAAATCAAAGCCGATGCAAACCCGCCGCCCCGCCTCAGCCTCAAGCCGCGCGGACAGCCAGTCTTCGGCCACCTGACGATTGCGCAAATAGACGGGGTCTTCACCCGCTACACAGGCCCAGATCGCGTCGGCTTTGGGCGTAGCTCCACGGTCATTCCCGCCCGACCAATCCACCGCGATATGAGTATCGAAGAGGCTCACAGCCCGACGCGGGCCAGTATAAAATCGGCAATAGCGGTTGTGTCGTCCAGATGCAGCACCGGCACAGAAACCTCCGGCGCGGAATCCGAGGCGACAGCCACAATCGTATCATCCCCCGGAGCAATCAACGGCTGACCCGTGGCGGCACGATGCGCCTCGATCTTGTCATGCCCTTCGCGCTTGTAGCCTTCGATCAGCACCAGATCGACAGGTTCCAGCTTGCCCAGCAGCTCTGTCAGAGACGGTTCGTCTTCGCCACGCAGTTCCGACATCAATGCCCAACGGTTGCGCGAGGCGAGGATCACCTGAGAGGCGCCTGCCACGCGATGCCGGTGGCTGTCTTTCCCCTCGTGATCCACGTCGAACGAGTGGTGCGCGTGCTTCAAGGTGGACACGCTCAGGCCCCTCCCTGTGATCTCGGACACCAGCCGTTCCATCAGCCCTGTCTTGCCGGAGTTTTTCCAGCCCGTGACGCCAAATACCTTCATAGCAACCCTTCCGCCCGCGCCATGTCTTCGGGCGTGTTAACGTTGAAAAACGGATCGAACGGAGTGGCCGAAAACTCGGCAGTCGCGGTGCCGTGCCTGTCCGTCCACGCAACCACTTTGCGCACGCCCTCAGCCAATGCGGCGCGCAAGTCATGGCGCAAATCCACGGGCCAGAGACCGAATGTCGGATGCCGCGCCATGCCCCGTTCGGGGTCAGGTGTCGCGGCCAGTGCGATCGGTGCCTTGTCCGAGGCCAGCAGCAAACGCGGCACCAGATCGCACGGGAAGAACGGCGTGTCGGCCGCCGCCGTGACGATATGACTGTGTCCGCGCGCCGCGGCCCAGTCCATTCCGGCCAGCACACCTGCCAAAGGGCCAGGATACTCTGCCACACTATCCGCAATGACGGGCAAGCCGAAGTCAGAGAACCGCACCACGTCACCATTGGCGTTCAACGCGACCTCGGCCACCTGCGGCTCCAAACGAGCGATGACGCGGGCCAGCAACGTCTCGCCGCCCAAGCACAGCAAGCCTTTGTCACCGCCGCCCATGCGCCGCGACTGACCGCCTGCCAAAATTACGCCTGCGGGTTGTTTCACAATATCGCCTCCACTGTGGAACCGAGGTGAAGCGCAAATTCCAGACCGTAACTGATCACGCTGCCCCCTTCCGGCCCGACTTCTTCGGCTCGTCCGCTACTTTTGACAGGTCCGCGTCCCAGACCAGACGTTCCGCACCCGACAGGCACACAAAGCGTTGCCCGCGCATCCGGCCAATCAAGGTCAGCCCGACTTGCTGCGCAATCTCCACGCCCCAAGCAGTGAAGCCGGAGCGCGATACCAATACCGGAATCCCCATCAGCGCGGTCTTGATCACCATCTCGGAGGTCAGCCGTCCCGTGGTATAAAGCACCTTATCGGCGGCCTCAGCGCCGTTCAGTGCCATCCAGCCGGACACCTTGTCCACGGCGTTATGGCGGCCCACGTCCTCCATATAGACCAGCGGTCGATCCCCTTGGCACAGCACGGTGCCGTGTATCGCGCCTGCGGTCAGATACAGGGACGGAACCGTGTTGATCGCTTTGGCCAAGGCATAAAGCTCCGACGTGCGCACCTGCGCAGAAGGAAGCGTCAGCCCCTCCAGCCCTTCCATCATGTCGCCAAACACCGTTCCTACAGCGCAGCCGGAGGTGCGCGTCTTCTTGGCCAGCTTTTCTTCGTGGTCGGTCACCACGGCGGTGCGGACCACAACGGTGGCAATCTCATCGTCATAATCGATGCCGGTAACCTCATCGTCCGGCCCAATCATCCCCTGATTGCGCAAGAATCCCAGCGCCAGATATTCGGGATAGTCGCCTATGGTCATGGCGGTGACGATCTCGCGGGAGTTGAGGTAGATCGTCAGGGGCCGTTCCTCGACCACACGGATCTCGGTCTCGCGGCCTTCGTGGTCGGTGCCCACAACGGCGCGGGTCAAACCCGGTCGGTCAGGATCTGGGGCCAGAAGCCAGCCGTGATCCGATGTATCACCATTTGCCATTTGAACCCTCTCCCAAGGCGCATTAGCACTGTTCAGGTCGCAACCTTAGAGGCAGAGCATGTCCCCTTCCACCTCCAAATCTGCCCTCTGGCGCGGGGTTCGTGCGTGCCTGCCGTTCATCATCGTGATCATCCCCTTTGGGATGCTCTTCGGGGTAGCAGCGACCGAGGCCGGGCTGCCCATCGCCCAAGTTATGGGCTTCACTGCGCTGGTCATTGCAGGGGCGTCCCAATTTACCGCGCTCCAGTTCATGATCGAGAACGCGCCGGTGTTAGTTATCCTTGCATCCGCCTTGGCGGTGAACCTGCGCATGGCAATGTATTCGGCGGCAATCACCCCCTATTTGGGCGATCAGGCTTTATGGAAGCGCGCCTTGCTCAGCTACATTCTGGTAGACCAGACCTACAATCTGGCGATCCTCGACTATGAGCAAAACCCGAACCAGACCGTTGCCCAGCGCACTGCATTCTTCGTGGGCTGCGCTATTCCAATCGTTCCGCTTTGGATCGCTTCGACTTGGGTGGGCGCGGCATTGGGCGGGCAAATTCCACCGGAATACGGCCTTGATTTCGCGCTCCCGATTGCATTCCTTGCAATGGTCGCCCCGGCCTTGCGCACACTTGCCCATGTCGCGGCGGCGGTCACCTCGGTCGTGCTGGCCCTCGTGCTCGGGTTCGTGCCCCTCAACCTTGGCCTGTTGGTTGCAGCGGTGCTTGCCATGATGGTAGGCGCAGAAGTCGAAAGGCGCATGGCATGACCTATTCAGACGCAACGGTCTGGTGGATCATCGCGATCCTCGGCATCGGCACCTTCCTGATCCGCTTCTCGTTTCTTGGCCTGATCGGCTCCCGCCCGATGCCGGCTTGGGTGCTGCGCCATCTGCGGTACACTTCCGTCGCGATCCTGCCCGGGCTTGTCGCCCCGCTGGTGATTTTTCCTGCGGCGACCGGAGGCTCACCGGACCCCGCGCGCCTTGCCGCAGCAGCAGTGACGATCGGGATCGGCTATTGGACCAAGGGCGTGGTCCGCGCGATGGTGTGCGGGGCTGTTACCCTGTTCGCGGTGCAGTATCTGTTAGGTTAGCGTTTCTTTCGGCTGGGCTTCTTTGCATTCTGATGTGATCCGTCGAGATCCAGCCAAAGCTTGCCATTGTGATAGCCACCTTGAATCAAATGTCCGCGCCTTCGCACCTCTGGGAAATCCTTAGCCCAGTCTCGGAAGAAATCATTGGTGACGATCCGCGCATTCAGATCGCGCGCGGCGTTCAACAGGTACGGGTCGGCCTGAACGCCTTTTGCCACCACCAACACTTGATCCTCCCGAAGGTTCAGAACGCGCGCGAATTCGTGGTCGTCCTTGTAGCCGTCAAAGAGAAGGTAGCCTGCATTCGCATCAAACATAACGCCGGGGGTAAAACCCTTCTCCAGTAGCAATCGGACAGCATCCTGAACGGTTTGAAGCTTTGGGCTTTGGTCTTCCCAATACATCACATTCGAGCCGTCGATGAGAATGTAGTCTTTCTTTGCAGGTGGCGCGGCGGGTTTGGCGGCGCGTTTGCGAGGTTTGCTTTTGACCGGTTTTTTCGGCTCAAGCGGGTCTAACGGCTCGAGAGGTTCGGGCGGTTTGCGTGTTAATATCCATGCGACGATGGCCCAGAAGAACAGGGTAACGGCGATCATCAGGTAAAGCATGGGTCGATCTCACACGGGCAGAGCAGTCGTTTTGAACACCGTGCGCAGCGCGAAACTCGACTGCATCTGGGCGACCCCCGGCAAGCGCGCGAGCGAGCGGCGGTGGATCGCGGCGAAGTCTTCGGTATCCTCCGCGACCACTTTCAACAAATAGTCAGCCGTGCCTGCCATCAAGTGGCACTCCAATACGTCTGGAATCTTGGCAACCTCGCGCTCGAACGCGTCCAGTACCTCGTCGGCCTGACCGCTTAATGTGATCTCGACGAAGACCGTCGTGGGTCGCCCGACCTTCCTCGCGTCAACCATCGCCACGTAGTCGCGAATGATGCCGTCCTTCTCAAGCCGTTGCACCCTGCGGTGACAGGCCGAGGCCGACAGGTTTACCTTCTCCGACAGATCCGCATTCGACATCCGGCCGGACTTTTGCAGCACCCTCAGGATTCGAGCATCCGTGTCGTCGTAAGAGCCCATACCGAAGATTCCTCTCGCAAAAATGCCGTTCGACGCATGAAACGTGCTTACAAACCCGCTGGCAAGGGACAAATCGCGAAAACCTGCACACCACGTCACGCTAGGCTGGTGAGTAAGTGCAATGGAGGATGCAAACATGATTATCGGCTGCCCAAAGGAAATTAAACCACAAGAATTCCGTGTCGGCGTGACACCTAACGCCGCGCATGAGGCGGTGGCCCACGGCCACACGGTGCTGATCGAAACAGGCGCAGGGCTTGGGGCCGGATTTGACGACGCTTCCTACACCGACGCAGGCGCGCAGATTGTGGCAGCCGCCGCTGACGTTTTTGCCAAGGCTGACATGATCGTGAAGGTCAAAGAGCCTCAACCCGTCGAGCGCAAGATGCTGCGCGAAGGTCAGTTGCTGTTTACCTACCTCCACCTTGCGCCCGACCCAGAGCAGACCAAAGACCTGATTGCCTCTGGATGCACTGCGATTGCTTACGAAACCGTTACTGACGCAAATGGCGGCTTGCCCCTGCTCGCTCCGATGTCAGAGGTTGCGGGCCGTCTTGCACCACAGGTTGGCGCTTGGACCTTGCAGAAGGCCAATGGCGGGCGCGGCGTTTTGATGGGCGGCGTCCCTGGTGTCGGGCCTGCGAAAGTCATGGTCATCGGTGGCGGCGTTGTCGGCACTCATGCGGCCAAGATTGCGGCTGGCATGGGCGCGGATGTAACTGTTCTGGATCGCTCCTTGCCACGGATGCGCTATTTGGATGACGTGTTTGGCGGCCAGTTCAAAACGCAATATGCCTCTACCGGCAACATCGCGGAACTGGCGATGCAGGCGGATATGGTCATCGGCGCCGTGTTGATCCCCGGTGCAGCGGCCCCCAAACTGATCACCCGTGATCAACTGTCCACGATGAAACCCGGTGCGGCACTCGTTGATGTGGCCATTGACCAAGGCGGTTGCTTCGAGACCTCGAAAGCCACCACCCACGCTGACCCTGTCTACGATGTGGATGGCATCATGCATTACTGCGTCGCCAATATGCCGGGTGCCGTGGCGCGCACGTCAACCATTGCGCTTGGCAACGCCACTATGCCGTTCATGCTAGCGCTGGCCGACAAGGGCTGGAAACAGGCCTGCGAGGACGACCCGCATCTGTTGAACGGGTTGAACGTCCATGCGGGCAAGCTGACTTACTACGCAGTTGGCAAAGCGCTTGGCATCGACGTGCTGTCGCCGCAACTTGCATTAAAGGCCTGAAACGAAAAAAGGCCCGCCGGATCATTGGCGGGCCCTTTCGTTTTTAATCTGGCGAAGCCTATTTCTTGGCGAGGCTGTCGCGGATTTCCAGCAATACGTCCAGCTCCGACGGGCCGGTGTCTACTTCTGGTGCCACTTCTTCCGGCTTTTCTGCAGCAGCTTTGATCTTGTTGACGTAGCGCACCAACATGAACACCACGAAAGCGATGATCAGGAAGTTGACGATCGCCATGATGAACGATCCGATGGCGAAGACTGCCGCACCGGATTCGCGCGCCGCTTCCAAGGATGCGCCTTCTGGAACATCGCCAGACAGCACCCAATACATGTTGGAGAAGTCGATCCCGCCGATGATCAGGCCGATGATCGGGTTGATCAGGTCGCCTACGAGCGAGCTTACGATCGCGGTGAAGGCCGCACCGATGATGATACCAACGGCCATGTCCATGACATTGCCCTTGGCGATAAAGTCTTTGAATTCGTTTAGCATAGCTTCATTCGTCCCTTGTACGTTTTCTGAGCGCCTGCATTTTCTGTGCGCTTCTGTAGAGGTGCATAGCATTTTTCCGCACCAAACCACGGGTTATTTACATGATTGTTCTTGTTAGGTTTAGGGGGAAACAAGAATTCGGCTCCTCACAACGACATCTCCTCAGGACGTCCCCATCAGCCGACGCTGGCCTACAAAACAC
Above is a window of Litoreibacter janthinus DNA encoding:
- a CDS encoding SDR family oxidoreductase; this encodes MPDLTFGPNGWTPERLGSLEGKTYVITGGNAGAGFQASRIVLSKGAKVVMLNRSTEKSTAAVKELKEEFGPSADISFVRMDLSDLASVRGAAAEVLATTARIDALICNAAIAQVPTQHLTVDGFESQLGTNHYGHFVLCGMLFDRIEVTHGRIVVVASLGYNLGIKTIQFDDMNWDKNYSANAVYSQSKLAQMMFAYELQDRIKTAGKRVGVYVCHPGSSATSLISTSGGLMTRLAWWLMSKSPMVQTAEKGAYPEVMCATETGLEQRALYGPTGRMEFVGPVGKGTLNPHAYDKVVMTKLWDVSEKATGFQWGL
- a CDS encoding AraC family transcriptional regulator, encoding MSKTQIKQLIASRTHTDGLTETGIRGVRLFRATRSIPCVPAVYEPCVVAIVSGAKEAVFDGNRYVYDDSQYLCCPMSMPVKAGTPSASADHPLYGVFISLDPQLMTVLALDMETAGGALPTGKGGPPAQGIQLASWDDNFTDALVRLLALGASQTDTAVLGAARLREVYYAILKGEAGVFARQAFGAGNAIARSIADVSAKLDAPISIDDMATRAGMSRAAFHRKFKQVTTMAPIQFVKSMRLNNAAMKIASGVTVNEAALDVGYASPSQFSREFKRMYGQSPRQWGAAQHLPAGMAMGSEG
- a CDS encoding GNAT family N-acetyltransferase, which codes for MQMKHGFLESQRDHVSRLFWGAFSDKLGSILGPEDKGLRFIRRVLQPEFAISAIEDGQLLGVAGFKTSDGGLVAGGLSDLTPIYGTFGGVWRGLVLDRLERKLEDGQLLMDGIFVDEAARGKGVGTALLGAILGHARDHGYTEVRLDVIDKNPRARALYEREGFTPRGEVDAWPFHRVFGFRKATTMVRSAL
- a CDS encoding molybdopterin-binding protein → MSLFDTHIAVDWSGGNDRGATPKADAIWACVAGEDPVYLRNRQVAEDWLSARLEAEAGRRVCIGFDFPFGYPEGFAKHLTGTDDALALWDWFEARVEDAPKTNNRFDLAGEINASLPDIGPFWFNSLKRDIPHLPRKGRDRTYQGFAERRAVETRAKGSFTCWQMAGAGSVGSQVMMGLPVLARLRRRFDAKVWPFEPLDGAVGLVEIWPSLLAKSFPSDEIKDAGQVRAVANAMAVMDADGTLSQALSAGEGTGAEGWILGVGAEDILEAAMRPQDLPRPPKLRDDCFALPAGVDWTPVDDALARLEAALTPIVGVEHVSHAQASGRVVAAPVMARRSNPPAPNSAVDGYGFAHAATGEGDQVMPLLHGRAAAGGAYSGEVPHGSALRVLTGAVLPEGVDTVVLEEDCSVTATHVAFRGPVKARANTRKAGEDVAAGGHVFDAGHVVRAQDAGLLAALGVDQVPVFERLRVGVLSTGDELVEPSQDAPTDRTYDANRPMLLQLAGCWGFEAVDLGHVRDDRAALKARLDDAATRCDVILTSGGASAGDEDHVSALLREQGNLQAWRIALKPGRPLALALWQGVPVFGLPGNPVAAFVCALIFARPACLKLAGATFSVPQGFMVPAAFEKRKKPGRREFLRARMGPDGVEVFASEGSGRISGLSWSDGLVELPDGEALIARGDLVRYLPYGSFGL
- the mobB gene encoding molybdopterin-guanine dinucleotide biosynthesis protein B — its product is MKVFGVTGWKNSGKTGLMERLVSEITGRGLSVSTLKHAHHSFDVDHEGKDSHRHRVAGASQVILASRNRWALMSELRGEDEPSLTELLGKLEPVDLVLIEGYKREGHDKIEAHRAATGQPLIAPGDDTIVAVASDSAPEVSVPVLHLDDTTAIADFILARVGL
- the mobA gene encoding molybdenum cofactor guanylyltransferase MobA → MKQPAGVILAGGQSRRMGGGDKGLLCLGGETLLARVIARLEPQVAEVALNANGDVVRFSDFGLPVIADSVAEYPGPLAGVLAGMDWAAARGHSHIVTAAADTPFFPCDLVPRLLLASDKAPIALAATPDPERGMARHPTFGLWPVDLRHDLRAALAEGVRKVVAWTDRHGTATAEFSATPFDPFFNVNTPEDMARAEGLL
- the fdhD gene encoding formate dehydrogenase accessory sulfurtransferase FdhD, whose protein sequence is MANGDTSDHGWLLAPDPDRPGLTRAVVGTDHEGRETEIRVVEERPLTIYLNSREIVTAMTIGDYPEYLALGFLRNQGMIGPDDEVTGIDYDDEIATVVVRTAVVTDHEEKLAKKTRTSGCAVGTVFGDMMEGLEGLTLPSAQVRTSELYALAKAINTVPSLYLTAGAIHGTVLCQGDRPLVYMEDVGRHNAVDKVSGWMALNGAEAADKVLYTTGRLTSEMVIKTALMGIPVLVSRSGFTAWGVEIAQQVGLTLIGRMRGQRFVCLSGAERLVWDADLSKVADEPKKSGRKGAA
- a CDS encoding AzlC family ABC transporter permease, whose translation is MSPSTSKSALWRGVRACLPFIIVIIPFGMLFGVAATEAGLPIAQVMGFTALVIAGASQFTALQFMIENAPVLVILASALAVNLRMAMYSAAITPYLGDQALWKRALLSYILVDQTYNLAILDYEQNPNQTVAQRTAFFVGCAIPIVPLWIASTWVGAALGGQIPPEYGLDFALPIAFLAMVAPALRTLAHVAAAVTSVVLALVLGFVPLNLGLLVAAVLAMMVGAEVERRMA
- a CDS encoding AzlD domain-containing protein, which codes for MTYSDATVWWIIAILGIGTFLIRFSFLGLIGSRPMPAWVLRHLRYTSVAILPGLVAPLVIFPAATGGSPDPARLAAAAVTIGIGYWTKGVVRAMVCGAVTLFAVQYLLG
- a CDS encoding NYN domain-containing protein, encoding MLYLMIAVTLFFWAIVAWILTRKPPEPLEPLDPLEPKKPVKSKPRKRAAKPAAPPAKKDYILIDGSNVMYWEDQSPKLQTVQDAVRLLLEKGFTPGVMFDANAGYLLFDGYKDDHEFARVLNLREDQVLVVAKGVQADPYLLNAARDLNARIVTNDFFRDWAKDFPEVRRRGHLIQGGYHNGKLWLDLDGSHQNAKKPSRKKR
- a CDS encoding Lrp/AsnC family transcriptional regulator — protein: MGSYDDTDARILRVLQKSGRMSNADLSEKVNLSASACHRRVQRLEKDGIIRDYVAMVDARKVGRPTTVFVEITLSGQADEVLDAFEREVAKIPDVLECHLMAGTADYLLKVVAEDTEDFAAIHRRSLARLPGVAQMQSSFALRTVFKTTALPV
- the ald gene encoding alanine dehydrogenase; protein product: MIIGCPKEIKPQEFRVGVTPNAAHEAVAHGHTVLIETGAGLGAGFDDASYTDAGAQIVAAAADVFAKADMIVKVKEPQPVERKMLREGQLLFTYLHLAPDPEQTKDLIASGCTAIAYETVTDANGGLPLLAPMSEVAGRLAPQVGAWTLQKANGGRGVLMGGVPGVGPAKVMVIGGGVVGTHAAKIAAGMGADVTVLDRSLPRMRYLDDVFGGQFKTQYASTGNIAELAMQADMVIGAVLIPGAAAPKLITRDQLSTMKPGAALVDVAIDQGGCFETSKATTHADPVYDVDGIMHYCVANMPGAVARTSTIALGNATMPFMLALADKGWKQACEDDPHLLNGLNVHAGKLTYYAVGKALGIDVLSPQLALKA
- the mscL gene encoding large conductance mechanosensitive channel protein MscL translates to MLNEFKDFIAKGNVMDMAVGIIIGAAFTAIVSSLVGDLINPIIGLIIGGIDFSNMYWVLSGDVPEGASLEAARESGAAVFAIGSFIMAIVNFLIIAFVVFMLVRYVNKIKAAAEKPEEVAPEVDTGPSELDVLLEIRDSLAKK